The nucleotide window AATTGATGGgggaagtattacaaatttaactCTATTATAACAGATGGAAAGGGTAGGGAGAGGTGGAGGAAATTCAAAAGATTCTTGAAGGAAAAAATCATTACAAATCAGAAGCAAAACGTGTATGCTCTGTCCACAGTGGTCGGTTGGCCATACATTATGTAGGCCTAGGTGAAAATTGattgcagtaaattaccaactgTGTGATATTTGCACTCTTATTTCAGAAGTTAAGATTGAGCTGTTTACGACAAATAGTTTACGATTTTAAGCAATATCTGTTTAAAtcacacattttcttttaaacaatttggttTAACAGGTTAAAACAAGGGTTAAACAGAAAGATTAAGATCCGTTAACTTTTCACAAGTTAAAGCATCGCGTGTCGCGtaatttaaccaattattgtttaaaatgacatatTAAGCAATGGCGAACACACACATGTGTGGATCGTATTGCTAACGCTTCCTGAAACTTCATTCAAAAGGTAGGTTTTGAGTCATTCAAGCTTAAACAAAagtcgagattcgtttgataggTTATGCATGGGCTTCTCTGGGACATTAAAGATGGATATTTATGGGTTCATTAGCTAGATTTTGGCAACATTGGAATTGACATTTTAGCGCCCGTATATACGTACCGTACGCACTAGCAGTACTGTACTACAATACGTGTATCAGTCAGTGCATAATGTGTGTACATGTCGAGATAGCGATGTTCAGTATACAATAGTAGACGTGGTGCATTGAAAAAATAACTTGGGCTGTACCGAGTTTTGGAATTTAGGTTGATCAATCTGTTTTAAATTGTGTTTGCATATTCTAAACGAGCTTTCTATACGAGCATTTGGTGAAAATATGACTGTAAATTACAATTGTGGCGCCAATTGTAAGACAAAGGGTCAAACTTAAGTTTGTCCACACGTCAGCCTATGGGATATGTCATCAGTGgtgcaatttcaaactttgcgtGGATCcaaattgattctcacaaactcTTCTGGCAAGAATTACCTTACTGCGTTTGGAAAAGGAATATATTTAGCatatatatacaattttaaaTTCTCGAAAACTAACTTTAGGAGAGTCGTTCCGGGAATCGATTCTCTGTCTCGCCGAATGTGCAACCCTCCGTCATTATTGAAATTACCAACAGTATATGTTTATTGCGTTAGGCCTTCAtgaatgtatacattattttattttcttttaatttatattaTGGAGTTATATAAAAGTTGTGAAGGAAATTTGTGAGtacctttgaaattgggtaaagttgtttttggaccaccctgtagtgTTCAATCATAGTATAAAAATTACATCTCTGGTATTTCGTTATCATTTCAGTCAGAAATATGTCAAATTAACGATATAAGAGAATCGCGCGTTATTGTCGGGAATTGGGTAGCCCCCTATTTTCCAGTTCTTGATATTAAGTCGTATTTTGCTTACAGGGAAATGAATAATCAATAGTATTACCATATAATCTTCATCAGTTGAATTAGGTGGTCTTAAACAGGTTATAATACAAGTAAACATTAACAAGCACGGACCATATGCTGTACCACTTGCACTGATTTCCAATTAGCCAATTCGGTCAAATGCAACTACCCGCAATTTGGTACGTGCACACTACCAGGGAAAATATGACTTCAGAGTGTTTCACCATATATGGTCGCGTTTTAGACCCGGTTTTAAAAGAAAAGGAACTGGAAATATTAAACCACAACGAAATAAATAGCGTGATAAACAATGTAAGCTATCGGAAACTTGAACACCGCCGACCTTGTAAATATAGAGTTTTGAACTGGTAATAGTTCCTAGATAAATTGCAACGTAGGCCTACGTGCGTTTTCATTAAACCCTCTCAGATTTGTTTAAAGGTTGACAAGCAATCCTAATTAAAGGGCAACTTGTCTCAGCGTCCTGCATTTCAACGCATTCTTTTCCATTTTCTTCTCCGCCTTCCTCTTTTCCATTTTCTTCTCCGCCTTCCTCTCATTTTCTTCTCCGCCTTCCTGAGTGTTTCACCATAATATATGGTTGCGAAATATACCCGGTTTTAAAAGAAGAGGAACTGGAAATATTAAACCACAACGAAATGTATGGCGTGATAAACAATGTAAGCTATCGGAAACTTGAACACCGCCGACCTTGTAAATATAGAGCTTTGAACTGGTAATAGTTCCTAGATAGGAAATTGCAACGTACGTGCGTTTTCATTAAACCCTTTCAGATTTGTTTAAAGATTGGCAAGCAATCATAATTAAAGGGCAACTTGTCTCAGCGTCCTGCATTTTAACGCATTCTTTTCCATTTTCTTCTCCGCCTTCCTCTTgttatttttttctccattttctttcttttatggtTTATGCTACATGAATAATGCAGTATAGGTGAATACCCAATCCTGGGGGGGGGGTAGGGATGTATGGCTGGGATTCCGAAAAATTACCCGCCTTTAAACAACATCCCTACCCCCCACAGGATTGGGTATTCACCCATCTACagtggtcaaatttgaaattgttatcaaaatggtctcaaacagTTCCTCTCAGCATACTAATCCATAGTAGAATAGGTTTtacatatgtgaccgttcacggcgaatgagccgtaaattcctcccccggtcaattttgttttatttcgtgtttcaaaaataaacatcataaacttaaaaatggtgtatcatttgacttcaaacgatatccagaagcggggttatggtttgttaaactttgctccttcaacaaatttatagctttttacgtttttacatgtgtctctttttcgacattgctggcaataaatatcaaacagtcataattggcggtcatttcaaatcatccccaagtcaacgaggtttaagaaagttctctccttgttaattgttggttatgcatacctgtacaaaatacaatgcctggtaacccaccacttgaataggatttagcaaaagcaaacaaagaccagagctattaaaagttcaatagccatctaaggtagaagcttattatccacttcaacaataggattattgattagtttttgactatcaaaatgagacagatgtcgggtcagcttaagttaccgatgaatacgacttcttcgtacacattttacaccgtaactcagaatacaatttacggaatttacggctcatttgtgctgccgggtcacatatgtaggaagtttgagaattaaagaaacggtgacctaaaacctactgaagaaacaaaatcaaaagttgcacttttgtgttctaatcaatgaaatcaCAACgatagttttaatgtgctaatcaatggaagcacggacgccagtgtacaaatcaatagggcatgcaacgaagcaaactgcaactttcaaattggcATCTTCTTTGGCTTTTTGGAGTGTCTtttcttgaacaattttaacgaataaggtcttaaatatgagctaaaagatgcagctattggctgctagttccaattatgatatatctgtTTTTAGAATACAAAGttcgtttttcaaaaccaattaaaTACTGTTTTTcgctgacctgacagtttcgagtgtCTTGGGCGACACTCTTCTTCAGAGTGAGATATGTCCACACACCTCCGACGAATATCGGCCTGTAGAGGGCGCACTACACGCGGAGATGATTGGGTCATAGATTAAAAATTGCCCCCTCGTCTCTGGTAATGACTTGCGGGGATttcttccttatccagatggaTTCCATAATTCTTCTTAATCTCGCGTCACCTTCCTTGCTAAGAATTTTGGACCCTTTCCAATCGATGACATGGTTTTGTTGTACAGAATGATCGGCTATCGCTTTCAGATTGTTTTCTGGTCTGACGGGTGTAGTTCTTTTTCAAACCCGTAACTTTGTCCGTTTCTGTCATGTGTTCACTTAGTCTCGTGGAAAATCGTCACCCACATATGACTGATCACAATCAGAACAAGGGATTTCATATAGAGTCTGCTGTAGAGTCCGGATCGTTCTTGTCCTTGGGGTGGACGAGCATTTTCCTTAATGTGGAGTTGGGTCATTACAGTCATTTGATTGCAAGCAGTTGATTACATACATACACGAGAGTTTTTgttacacgccatttcaaaagatcacagcgtgaaaaaccaaaacatatgcaaaatatatacaagaaacaattgaaaaacaaaagaaaaatgaaacagGTGGGTTTtaaggcctttttttttttaaaggcagagACTGTTTGAGCACTTCGCATAGATGACGGCAAATTGTTCCAGATCAGACGTGCATTGTAGGTAAATGCCTTGTCGGCAGCGGATTTGAAAGTCCAACTGCGTATGATCGGCACATTCAAACGTGTGCGATCTGAGGCGGATATAAGGCCCTCACGAGGATTCTTAAGTTCCAGACATGGTGACAGGTATTCTGGTCCAATGCCggcaaggcatttaaaaacatacagcATGGCTTTGAAAGTTATTCTATCCTCTACAGACAACCAGTGGGGCTGATGTAAAAGCGGTGATACATGGTCCCTTTTCTTTGCACAAAAGATGATTTTTGCAGCCCAGTTTTGGAGGGTCTGAAGGCGAGCAATATCAGTAGTGTTGGCACCCATGAGGAGAacattgccataatcaagtcTGGATAAGATAAGTGAGCGGATAATATCATTACTAGTATCAAAGTCCAAGAATCGTCTGGTACGAGAGATATTGCGAAGATGGAATGAAACACTGCGTGTGAGTGAAGAAATTTGGTTACGCATGGTCATGCAGTTATCAAAGATAACTCCAAGATTTCGGACTGTTTCCGATGGTTCAATGGCCTCACTTCCAATTTGGAGTGTGACAGCAGGCATCTGGTTCTTAACATGAGATGAAGCGGCGATGAAGAATTCAGTCTTCTCACGATTGAGTTGAAGCATATTGCATGTCATCCATGATTGAATGTCACCAATGCATGATGTAAGAGAGGAGAGTGCACGATCAATGCACGATTGACATGCCGGGTCAAAGTTGGTATACAGTTGATTGATTCATATACCAGAGTTACTGAGACTAGTTCTACAATTATTGATCATGTTGTCTGTAATAATTGGAATAATATCTGCCAGTCGGACACGGTCAGTGTAGGTCTCAGTGATCATTTCCTCATTTATTGCACCAGGAAGATCAGTAAGGTGCATAACGTGATCAAGGTGCGATCTCTTACAAATTACAATAAAGATGTCCTGCTGGATGCACTGACCGTGGCCGACTGGTCACATGTGTATTGTAGTGATGTAGATATAGCCTGGAATTGTTTTAAAGAAACCTTCTTGGGTATTTTAAACACCATTGCTCCCATTAAGGAAATTCGTTTGAAAAACAGAACTGAGCCTTGGATGTCCAGTGAAATTCTAACTGACATAAGAGCTCGGGACAAGTTTTTACACATGTTTAAAAATAAGAAAGACCATGAGCTGTATTCCAGTTACTGTAAAATCAGAAATAAAGTGCAAAGAGATGTTAAGAAGGCAAAAGCTACTCATTTTGCTAATAAGAtcgaagaaaacaaaaacaacaccaaAGCTCTTTGGAAAGCACGAAGAACAAAGATCAGTCTCAAATTGTGAAATGTGTTTTAATTCAAGCAAAGTGGCTGACTATATTAATGAATTCTATACAAATGTTGCTGATAATTTGGTCAATAATCTTCATTCATCAGAGGGAAATTTTTTGTACAGAATCAGATGTTTTTGCAAATTATTATACTGATAAAGGTGTTTATCCCAATTCTTTCCAGCTCTCACCTGTTACTACCGATTCTGTGTTTAAAGAGTTATGTGCTTAAAATTCATCCAAAA belongs to Amphiura filiformis chromosome 18, Afil_fr2py, whole genome shotgun sequence and includes:
- the LOC140139254 gene encoding uncharacterized protein, with product MLQLNREKTEFFIAASSHVKNQMPAVTLQIGSEAIEPSETVRNLGVIFDNCMTMRNQISSLTRSVSFHLRNISRTRRFLDFDTSNDIIRSLILSRLDYGNVLLMGANTTDIARLQTLQNWAAKIIFCAKKRDHVSPLLHQPHWLSVEDRITFKAMLYVFKCLAGIGPEYLSPCLELKNPREGLISASDRTRLNVPIIRSWTFKSAADKAFTYNEGGEENERKAEKKMEKRKAEKKMEKNALKCRTLRQVAL